Part of the Arthrobacter gengyunqii genome is shown below.
CCTGCAGTTCCTCGCCCAGGGCCGACGCGCGCAGCGCATCCAGCACCAGCAGGAAGCCGACTCCCCCGGCATCCACCACCCGGGCCTGCGTCAGGGCGTCCAGCTGGAGTTCGGTGTTGACGACGGCGGCGAGTGCGGCATTCATGACGGCTCGCAGGGTGGCGGCCAGGCCTACGTTGCTGTCATCGCCGGACTGTGCGGCTTCCTCGTCCATGGCGGCGCGGGCCGCTTCTTCCAGGACCGAGAGCATGGTGCCGGGCACAGGGTCGCTCAGGACGGACCAGGAGCGCAGCTGAGCACGGTGCAGAGCCGTGGCCAGCAGGGGCGCTGAGAGGCGGGTGCTGCCCTGCAGCGGTTCGGCCATGGCCGTCAGGAACACGGAGAGCAGTGTGCCGGAGTTGCCCTTGGCGTCCTCCATGGCCGCGCGGCCGGCGATGCCCAGCAGCTCGCCGATGTCCGTGGTGTCGACGTCGGCGATGGCGCGGGAGGCGGAACGAAGCGTGAGATACAGGTTGGTGCCGGTGTCGCCGTCGGCCACCGGGAAAATGTTGATCGCGTTCAGCCGGTCACTGTGGTTGCCCAGGGACACTTCAGCGTTGCTCAACCATCGCTTCAGCGCTTGTGCGTTCGCGGTGATTTTGGTCTGCAAAGTGATCCCGTTTCCGTGCTGGCGCCTTGATTCGGCTCGCGGCGTCATTGCCTGCGTGCCGGTTTGGTCAGTAGGAACTCTACCGCAGGCACCTTGGCGGCGCCGATAACGATTTGCATAAATGTGGGAAAGTTGAGGGATGGCCAACAAGCGGTACGCGGATATTGCCGCGGCGAGACACATGAGCGATGCGCCCCTTGCAGCGGAGCCGGAGGCCGGCACCGGGAAGCGGGTTGACGGAGCACCGAAGCCGTCGAAGGTTCGCCGCGGACATCTGTCCGAAAAGGAAAGGTCCTACCGGAAGAAGCGTCTCATTGCTGTGACCTTGACCACACTTGTGTGCCTGACGGTTCCCACACTTATCGCGCTTCTAGTGTTCTTCGGCTAAGTAGCAAGGCTCGAAAGCGCGGCCCAATTACTCACGGCCCTACTCTTAAGACTTTTCCAATTTCACGGTTCCGCTAGACTCGACCCAGTTAGCGGTCCTTTTTGTCAAGGTTTTGTAGGGGAATCTCATGCCAGTCATCATGCCAATTTATGGAACTCGTCCCGAGGCCATCAAGATGGCTCCCATCGTGGCGGCCCTTCAGGAATCGAAAACCCTGGACTGTTTCGTAACGGTCACCGGACAGCACCGATCGATGCTGGATCAGGTGAACAGCCTCTTTGACATCGTTCCGGACCACGACCTGAATATTTTCGCCCCCGGACAGACCCTGAACGGAATCCTCACAAAGACCATCGATGGCTTGGACAAGCTGTTCAGCGTCAACAAGCCGGACGCCGTGATTGTCCAAGGAGACACCACCACGTCCACCGCCGGCGCCATTGCGGCCTTCTACCATGGGATTCCGGTAGTCCATGTAGAGGCAGGGCTGCGTAGCCATGATCTCTTCTCGCCGTTCCCCGAAGAAGCCAACCGCAAGATGACCTCCCAGATCGCCAGTCTGCACCTGGCTCCCACCACCACCAGCCGAGACAACCTCCTCGCGGAAAACGTCACCGCGGAAGACATTGTTGTCTCCGGCAACAGCGTCATTGACGCCCTGTTCATGACGGTGGACAAGGAAATCCCGTTCACCGACCCGAAGCTGGAAGAACTTGCCGCAGCCGACCGACGCATCCTGCTCTCCACCACCCACCGCCGCGAGAACCAGGGCGAGGCCATGCGCGGCGTCGGCCGGGCACTGGCCCGGATCGCCGCTGCCGAACCTGAGCTGACCATCGTGCTCCCCCTGCACAAAAACCCCGTGGTGCGCGACGCCGTCATGCCGTTCATCGAAGGCATCGACAATATCGTGGTCACGGAGCCGCTCGCCTACGGCGAGTTCACCCGCATGCTCTCCCTCTCGCACGTGGTCCTGACCGACTCCGGCGGAGTTCAGGAAGAAGCCCCGAGCCTCGGCAAGCCTGTGCTGGTGATGCGTGAGAACACCGAGCGTCCCGAAGCCGTTGTTGCCGGCACGGTCAAGCTGATCGGCACGGACGAGGACCGCATTGTCTCGGAAGTGGACCGGCTGCTGAATGACCAGGCGTACTTCGATTCCATGGCCAATGCCGTGAACCCCTACGGTGACGGCAAAGCTGCCGAGCGTACGGTTGCCGCCATCGAGCAGTTGCTCGGCCTTGGTGAGCGTGTTTCGGACTTCGCCAGCTAGCCCCGAGCCGTGTCGAAGAATGCTGGCCCTGTGAACGTCATCACATATGGCTCCGGAGCTGCATGGGAATTAGTCCATACTTACAGCCTCGGCTCAGTCCACCCACTCGGACACATCGGTCGGCAATCCCTGATCAGTGCCATGAACGGCGCGAGCCTGGATCTCAACCAGACGGCCGATAATGCAGGCTCCCGCATCGACCGTGTAGTCCGAGAAGACATTCAAGCGTCGCTTATGGAACGCATCCGCCAGCAGGCAGAAGCCACTGACCTTTTGATCTGGGACATCAACGATGAACGCTTCGGCGTAGTGGGGACTGGGAACTCAACCTACGTAACCCGTTCCCCGCAGCTAACTGCCGCGCACCTATCATTGCCTCGCGAAACCACCGTAATAGTCTTTGGATCGGACGAACACTTCGCTCTGTGGCAGCAGGCTAGCAATGAGTTCGTCAGCTTCCTCAAAGAGCAAAATCTGCTGGAGAAGACCGTCCTTCTGGATATTCCTTGGGCATCCCATGATGAGAGGGGCAATGACATCGCCCTCTCCTATGGCCTGTCACCCTCGGAAGCAAATTCTCACTTTGAGCGCTATCACAGGCATCTTGCAGACCTCGGCGTTCAGATTCTCTCAGAGAGCAAGACGGTATCGGCAGCCGACCACCGGTTTGGTCCGGCCCCGTTCAACTTTCACGACACGGTCTATCACTCCGTAGCACAGCGGCTCCACCAGAGCCTTGCCGAGACGGGACGCTCGACCGGCACCCCGGGCTGGAATTGGGATGAACAGCATAAGACTGAGATCAAGATCTGGACATCTCCCCAACACGCCAACTTCGGAGCGCCAGGACGAACCGAACACCTGATTCGTCCCCGCACGAAAAAAACAGAGGTCTTTCCAGCACGGCTTCTGGTAGAAAACACGGGTTCGGACACACTTTTGGTCATTAGCCACGGAGCCCTCCCCCGTTCCAAGTACACCCTCCCCCGGTTCGAGTGGATGGCTACACTTGCCGCCCGCGATGAGAACAGAATCTTCCTAAGCGACACCGCCCTTGAGGGAGATCGCGACTTCGAACTCGCCTGGTTCACCGGAAACGCGGCAGATGACCTGACTTCCCGCTATGCAGATTTAGTTCGGAAGGCGGCAGGGGAACTGGGTGCTACCAAAATAGTCTTTATGGGGGGATCGGGAGGAGGCTTCGCGTCCTTATCTCTAGCCGCCAAGGTTCCTGGATCTCGCGCTTTGGTCTTCAATCCACAAACAATCATCCGGAACTATTGGCATAAATCAGTAGATAAGTATCAAAAAACACTGTTCCCGGAGTTGAATGACCGAACCCAATTGGCATCCTTCGGAACCCGTGTTGACGTCACACGCGTCGTCACGCCTGCAGCCAATCAGATTATCTACGTGCAGAACGATAACGATACCCTGCACGTAGAAAAGCACCTTTCCCCCTATGCTGCAAGGAACGGATTGCCGGCAGAGACCGGGGTTTCCTCCACTGGAAACGTCTCAGTGGTAATGGAGCACTTTGCCGAAGGTCACAATATGCCCTACCGTGAGGTGCTACTCGATTTTGTCGACATCGCTGTCTCCGGGTGGAATCAACCGCTACTATCTTGGGATAACTTCCCGGAATCTTCCTTGACCCGAACCTACCGTACCGTCTCATAGGTCACGCTGGTGCCTGGCCATAAACGTCACACGCTGATGGATTTCGAATAGAACCAAGCGAAGGGGCGATTCTCACCGGGGCACCTCCGGAAGATCCTAAATCGTACTTCATCACCCGGAACGACAGAAAAAGTAAATTCCTCACGCTTTGAGTATGCCTTTTTTCCAACTAACTTGGAGCCCTGGTATAAATGGCATGAGATAAGCTCACCTTTCGGCTTCCAAACTTTGATCCGCAAAAGGTTCCCCTCAACGTTCTCAATTACATGCGGAAGGACATCCTCAGTTCGAGAACGAGGTTTCTGATCGACGACGTTTCTCAAATAGTGGCGATACACGGACCCAATATCGCTGTGAGTAAGGTCTGGCAGAGTCAGAGCCTGAAAGTCTGAATCATGGGAATCCACCAACTCGAGCAAGGGTCGAATATGTCGCTTCCAGTGATGGTCTTTCTCTCCAACAAGAATCCGCACTGAGGTTTCAGCCGGCGGGCGGCTTATTCTCGATACCACCGCGTTGTCCAGCCATTTCTTCGCGCCGCTATCCCGGCCACCCGCAATGAATTCCAAGACCGCCGGGGCACTATCTTGGAGGTAGCTGCCGGGAAACACCTGCGGTGCACCTACGATAATTTTTCCCACCCCTAGGCCAACGCCGTGAATCAAAGCGCCGGTACCGCCTTTTGATGACCCTGCAAAAGTCACTCGGTCCATCGCAACTCCAAGTTTTTCGATAATTTCAGTGAGAAACTTTTGGACCTCCCGATGGATTGTCAGGTCCCTATGGTTGGAAAAGTAATACGAGCCCCGCATACCGAAGTCATCCAGCAAAAAAAGTCGATAAGAATCGCTTCCCTGCAATGCGGATCTGTAGTTGTAGGTGAAGTCATACTCCCTGCCCAATGAAGAGAATACAACAACCAGATTCTTGCGACCTGCCGCAGTTTGGGGAACGTCTAGCAGATAATTGAGGTGGACAATGTTCTGCCAGGACATCCAACCGAGGTCTTCGCGTCCCACGCTCCGTTCAACGAGTTGAAACTGTGAACGCCGGACGTTTATCGATACACCACCAGCACCCCCCGCGACTCTAATTTGCGGATAGGGGCGCTCATTCCCACTTGCCACGAGACGGATCGTTGACGGACCATCCGAAGTAACTTCAAGCTCGGCAACTCTACGGTTACCTTCGAACGCGGCGATGAGTTGGCCATGAACCTCAAAGCGATTAGTCCCTGCAGGCGCCCATCTTGCTTCAAGCGTGCCGGAGAACTGACGTCCTCCAAGAATCCTGTAATAGTCTCTATACGAGCTTCGGCGGACCCCCAATGTGGACGTTCCGACTCCGTTGCCTTCATACTCGAATTCCAACTCGGAAGCATGGCGGCCGTTTGGTCTTTCGTATGCTTCGGACAGGCGCACGACCGGCTGGCCCATAGGCAGCCGGTCCGCGAGGCGAGTAAGAAGCGGACCTAGAATTTTTGATACTCGCGTCGAGAGACGGGGCTGATTGCAACGAATCCGATTGACAAATCGGTTTGAGATCACGGCTTGGTGTACCACAGCAGCATGGAATACACAGCGTATAAGTGCCGTATCTGAGGCCGTGTTCTCAGCGGTCGCTTTGCTAGAAGACGCACATAATCCGGGTTGACCGCCTCCCCCAAATCCGAGATATCGAGGTCGCGCAGTAGATCAGCAAGTCCAGCCTGGGTAGCTGCCATCGATTCAATTTGCCAGAAATTTACTTTTAATTTTCGTGAAAGGACCACATGCTTCTGACGGAGTTCCGGGTCAACGACCGCCGCAACTGGACCCCGCGCCTTAGCCGCGTGACTCTCAAACTTGGCCGAACTCGAAACAAAAGATTTAACCGCTGGAATTCGGCGCAGATTGCCGTATTCACCCCCGAAGCGGTACTTATCGAATGGGTAGGCAAGAAGGTCAGGCTGCATCGAAGCCATGACATCAAACCCTGCAACGTTAGTTTTACGAGAGTTGACAGGAAGCATTCTTGCCAAGCGAGGTCCGTGGAGGGAATACAGCGGGTCGTATCGACGGCCGACTTTACTCCAGAGCATGGACGTCTGACCAAAATGGTACCGATTACGCCCAGTTAGATAAAAGGCATCAGCGAGATAGTCATCCTCGTATCCATCGTCCTTTAATTCACGGAGGGATTCGCCGAGCCGCGCAACGATTCCCTCTTTGGAAGACTGCGTCATGAGCCCGTCGGTGGCCATCGCTGTGGCTCCCCATAGTTTCTCTGCGATCAGATCGGGGGCAATTTGATCGAGACTGCTCGACACGTATGTTGAGTATACGGATCGCAGGAGTCCCCCGTACCCACCACCTGCAACAACACGTCCGGAATATTCTTCGCCTCCCAGGGGCCCTGAACTGGTGAGCCCAGCGGAATTAGTCATGGGGGCAAGGAACTTTTCCTCCACGGAACCGGGTGTAGCCATGCTTAGCCCGGCATCGTGAGTCCTTATGATTCCCAGCGAAGCAGCGAGCCCGTCTGCCGTGTCACGGTCCACCGTACCCACGGGCCCTGAGCAGAAGTACCGAAAGCGTGACTCAAGTTGCCCGTTCATGATCCCGGCCAGTACGAGTCTGGAATCAAAACCGCCGGTAAGATGAGCAATTCTATACTCATCTATCGCGGCGATGGCCTCCAGGGACTCCAAAATATCGTGCCTGTAGTCGTCCAATACTGCTGAGTAGGAAGAACCCGGGGAGAGAAATTCCCGTTTCACCGGGTAGGAAAGAGAGCCGCTGCCTCCGAGATCTAGTTGGAAATAATCCATCATCTGCAGAGCCTCGACACCGGCGTAGCTTGCGGGCGTCAAACCACCGTTTCCTATGACACTGCGTTCAAGTTGGTAGGTGAGACTTTTTTTGGGTTTCAACCCGCGTGAATCGGCTGCCTTGACCAAACTTTCCAAGTCAGGTGAGACAAATTTGGTTCCGCCAGACTCATAAGTAAAGACGATGCACCCGCCCAAAGGATCCGGCAGCACCAATACTCGTCCGCCGGAATGATCAGCTATGATGCTCGCGCTGGGGTTCTTGGCCCGCCGCCCCCACGAGTCGACGAAACGGTCTACACTCCCAGATTGCTCTATCGCAGATACTAGTTGCGAAGCAGATAAGAGAGCTTCGTTGCCGTAGATTGCATTGCCCACGAGGGAGCAGGAGAATTTTCCGAGTTCAGTCCTGCCAACGGCCATGTCAACTGCATTATCTACGACCAGTCCTGGGCGTATTACAAGCGCGCTTGGGCTATCAATCATTGCGGCCGGTCCCGCGACAGCAACGGGAGCGAGGCGCATTGGGCTATTCACAGTTTAGTTTCCTCTTACATATTGTTTGGCATCATTGTTGCCCACGATCAGGCTTGTGATGGCGGGCAGCACGGTAGTGGAACAAAAGGAAGACCTGACGTAGGCGCGTGCATCGAAAGTCAGTTGGTCATAGAGGGCTTCTTCTTGGGTGCCCCTCCGAATTCCGTCTGCCAGCTCCGGGATCGACGCAGAAATCCATGATGCTGGGTAAATATGATCCGATCCTGGCCATCCCAAGACTGCAGGAAGGGCGCCATGCGCGGCCCCGTCGGCAATCGTGAGGTGAAAGGACTCAAAATCGCTGACCGAGAGGACAACGCCGATTTTCCCGTACCAGTCCGCCATGTCGTTGCCGAACCCGTCGAAAGCCACTGCCCCCACAAGGTTAGGGTCGGTTCTTAGCCGCGCGTACTGTTCCTCGTAGTAGGCCATTTCCTCAGGCCGGTGAGCCATCCATGAGTAGTCTTCGGGCTTTTTACCCTTGATTGAAAGGGTGTAGCGCCGGTCATTCGCTCTCAACATGCTCAGAAGATCAAGAGCCCGGTCCAGATGTTTCTGGGCAGGGACGATACCTACCATGCCGAGCCGGAACCGCGCCGAGTTATCCTTCGGCAGCGTCTCAAGCGGCACGTCAACCGAATTGGGAATTAGGACCAGTCTGTTTCGCGGTACTCCGTGGTCCCTCACTGCGATATCCGCTATGTGTCGGCCTACCACCATGATCTGGTCAACACGCTCATGTTTCAGCATCTTGAGGTACGGCGTAAACACTTCCTGCGAGTGAAGTCGGGTCACCAACCGCTGGTGCGGGCCGACATTTTCCGCATACCAGACCGCGTTTCCTAGGGTCCACTCGCAGAAGATCGTGTCAGCCTCAACAAGGAGCTTCCGGCTCCGCTCTTCGTCGTGCTGGGCATGACCGTCCCATTGGTCCACAAGCACCCTATGGCCTTGGTTTTCCATCTCCGCAATGATTCCCCGTGCAAACTTCAGGTCGTGCCCGGCAACAAGGATCGTCCTGGCGCAGAAGCCACTCGTGCGCGCCACTTCTGCAGTCTGCGCAGGGGCTTGAGCGCCGGTAAAGGAAATGCTCCGGCGCATCTGGAGGCGGTCACCTTGCCCTGCAGTAGCTTCCGCATGGATTCTGCGGAGAAGAGGGATAGCTGAATTTAGGTGAGAGATCTGCCCCTCCCCCGGTACAGCCAAAGTATGCCCGGGTACGTCCAGCTGCTCGTCAGTAAACGAGAGTTCATCCCACGTTCCGAAGCTCTCTGAGGTGAGGAGATCCTCGTATGCGGTGCGATCATCAAGATCAGCGACAAAGGGGCCCATCCATGAAACCCCGTTGCTGGACAAGACATCGTGCGTCAACTGCGAGCTGTCCACGCCAACCGTCCCCGCCGGCAAAATGACGCCCTCATCGGCCCTGTCGTACACGATTACGTTCGGCAACACTGTCAGCTTGCTGACGGAGGCAACCGCCGCCGCCGTCAGAGCATCCAGTTGGAGGGCATAGCCACTATGCTGCGGAGCTGTGACGGTCAATCCCGCGGTCCGCAGAACATAGGCAAGCCGGTGCGCGGCCGTATGCCCGCGGTGCACCAGACGGTAGGCGAGCCAGGCATCATGTATTCGCGCCTCTTCATCATTCATCCATCGGTCTGCGAGGATGGCGGCTTCACTTGAGGACTTGACCGAATATACAAGGCCCGCCATAACATCCTCGACACCACGGCCGCGCCCGCTAATGATCGTTGAACCCGATGCCGCCAACTCGACCACGCGGCGAGAGAACATTGTGGGAGATTCAGCCACGGAGTTCACATTGATATGGACAGGATGCGCCTTATAAGCCTCCACCATCTCAAGGTACCCAAGACCTTCGGACACGTACCGGTTCAGCTCAGCCGGGAACCTG
Proteins encoded:
- a CDS encoding DUF6270 domain-containing protein, yielding MNVITYGSGAAWELVHTYSLGSVHPLGHIGRQSLISAMNGASLDLNQTADNAGSRIDRVVREDIQASLMERIRQQAEATDLLIWDINDERFGVVGTGNSTYVTRSPQLTAAHLSLPRETTVIVFGSDEHFALWQQASNEFVSFLKEQNLLEKTVLLDIPWASHDERGNDIALSYGLSPSEANSHFERYHRHLADLGVQILSESKTVSAADHRFGPAPFNFHDTVYHSVAQRLHQSLAETGRSTGTPGWNWDEQHKTEIKIWTSPQHANFGAPGRTEHLIRPRTKKTEVFPARLLVENTGSDTLLVISHGALPRSKYTLPRFEWMATLAARDENRIFLSDTALEGDRDFELAWFTGNAADDLTSRYADLVRKAAGELGATKIVFMGGSGGGFASLSLAAKVPGSRALVFNPQTIIRNYWHKSVDKYQKTLFPELNDRTQLASFGTRVDVTRVVTPAANQIIYVQNDNDTLHVEKHLSPYAARNGLPAETGVSSTGNVSVVMEHFAEGHNMPYREVLLDFVDIAVSGWNQPLLSWDNFPESSLTRTYRTVS
- a CDS encoding DAK2 domain-containing protein, yielding MKRWLSNAEVSLGNHSDRLNAINIFPVADGDTGTNLYLTLRSASRAIADVDTTDIGELLGIAGRAAMEDAKGNSGTLLSVFLTAMAEPLQGSTRLSAPLLATALHRAQLRSWSVLSDPVPGTMLSVLEEAARAAMDEEAAQSGDDSNVGLAATLRAVMNAALAAVVNTELQLDALTQARVVDAGGVGFLLVLDALRASALGEELQEELLDGLHGYDVQAPHIHSAMPRMEGVEVMCTITLSPLDAATLRLQLDEVGDSVIMSAVNAVGEGYRWRVHVHTPDAGTAIDLLRTVGEPMNLTVTELSADGHETKEIVSEIHEAHEV
- the wecB gene encoding non-hydrolyzing UDP-N-acetylglucosamine 2-epimerase, coding for MPVIMPIYGTRPEAIKMAPIVAALQESKTLDCFVTVTGQHRSMLDQVNSLFDIVPDHDLNIFAPGQTLNGILTKTIDGLDKLFSVNKPDAVIVQGDTTTSTAGAIAAFYHGIPVVHVEAGLRSHDLFSPFPEEANRKMTSQIASLHLAPTTTSRDNLLAENVTAEDIVVSGNSVIDALFMTVDKEIPFTDPKLEELAAADRRILLSTTHRRENQGEAMRGVGRALARIAAAEPELTIVLPLHKNPVVRDAVMPFIEGIDNIVVTEPLAYGEFTRMLSLSHVVLTDSGGVQEEAPSLGKPVLVMRENTERPEAVVAGTVKLIGTDEDRIVSEVDRLLNDQAYFDSMANAVNPYGDGKAAERTVAAIEQLLGLGERVSDFAS